A genomic window from Pyxidicoccus trucidator includes:
- a CDS encoding protein kinase domain-containing protein, producing MSSAPGLLEPPREFEEYRLLRPLGRGAMGQVFLAQDTLLERLVAVKFIATPAGRLPDADARARFFQEARAIARLQHPNVVAIHRVGEVRGQPYLVSELVRGEPLDRLARPVDGRQALRLGIGLARGLAAAHRCGVLHRDIKPANAILSEDGEVKLLDFGLAEQREAARGAEVQRSDGETGQASFAREESAPVDPKARETRPVDTRPLPHSAEAHAKEGGARPSPGGMVEAVAPGSSLVDTRPLAGDVPEAVAPGSSVVDTRPLAGDVQRAPPGAAHATGPLRADGAAALDTSPLRRNEAASAPGAAPERFGTAPSGGAAPEHFGTAPSDGDAAKRFGTAPSGGAAPERFGTAPSSGVTRTSSPEQWMSVPGTPLYLAPELWRGEGASRASDVYALGVVLYELCAGAPPYQGVSLEDLGRAVLERSPPPLAPLAPGLPPGLAAVVDRCLDAEPSRRFESGDALREALEALSVPERPGTLPSGNPYLGLRAFDAEHRGVFFGREAELREVMDRLRGDAFVLLAGDSGVGKSSLCRAGVLPLAASSGLEEGGPPRAVISCTPGRRPLEALAEALAPALGESADALLARVAAEEPGALARALRRRPTSAPPVLLFIDQLEELVTFSEPAQAARLAEELALVLRRAPRVRVLATARSDCLTRLVALPGLGEELPRALYLVRALTEHGLREAVEGPARALGVRFESPAMVDALVASAARADGGLPMLQFALEALWEARDKERHLIPAAALESLGGVEGALARHADSVVARLRPEERPRARALLLELVTPEGTRVRRTREELLRGPDDATGRAVLDGLVRGRLLTAGEAEGGEGVYTLAHESLVTGWDTLRGWLGQDEQRRAARHRLERAAAEWERLGRPVELLYGERQLSEVRAVGAAAEGPRERGFLARSEQTFRRRRAARWAVAVAVPLVLLSAVGVTRVQARAQLEDRISGHLEEARRYRDAARARGVEADRLRAESLSLFDSPGLERREAAETLWSRVLEEEQGAEASALKAVAALETAWGLDPGSARVKEPLADLLAEHIDQATRWRQPEQRARLLARLAVYDDSGRRSQQLGAPARLSLVSSPPGARVRMLGSGPDDSEDVGRVLGETPLRDVELREGSHLLVLEAPGRFPVRVPVLLAPGERLSLEVALPEAAAVPEGFVYVPAGRFLQGVSESEYLRRSFFFAPPLHPVETSAYLIARHEVTFAQYIAFLETLAPGERAARMPGARLRSSVVDLSREADGRWRLNLRPASASYSARDGEPVRYGKRTRRAVQDWLRFPVSAISFDDALAYVAWLDRTGRVPGARVCTEREWERAARGADGRRYPSGEWLAPDDANHDVTYGRESWGFGPDEVGSHPRSRSPFGVDDLAGNVWEWTRSDVEPEQPAAQGGSWYQSDLTAHSANRDRVERTQREALIGMRVCATPRH from the coding sequence ATGAGCTCCGCCCCCGGGCTGCTGGAGCCTCCTCGCGAGTTCGAGGAGTACCGGCTGCTCCGCCCCCTGGGGCGTGGCGCCATGGGACAGGTGTTCCTGGCGCAGGACACGCTGCTGGAACGGCTGGTGGCGGTGAAGTTCATCGCCACGCCGGCCGGGAGGCTCCCGGACGCGGACGCCCGGGCCCGGTTCTTCCAGGAGGCCCGCGCGATTGCGCGCCTGCAGCACCCCAACGTGGTGGCCATCCACCGCGTGGGCGAGGTGCGCGGGCAGCCGTACCTCGTGTCCGAGCTGGTGCGGGGCGAGCCGCTGGACAGGCTGGCCCGCCCCGTGGACGGACGGCAGGCGCTGCGGCTGGGCATCGGCCTGGCGCGGGGGCTCGCCGCCGCGCACCGCTGCGGCGTCCTCCATCGCGACATCAAGCCCGCCAACGCCATCCTCTCCGAGGACGGTGAGGTGAAGCTGCTCGACTTCGGTCTCGCGGAGCAGCGCGAGGCGGCTCGGGGCGCAGAGGTGCAGCGCTCCGATGGGGAGACGGGGCAGGCTTCCTTCGCACGGGAGGAGTCGGCTCCCGTGGACCCGAAGGCGCGGGAGACGCGGCCCGTGGATACGCGGCCGCTGCCCCACTCCGCGGAGGCTCACGCGAAGGAAGGCGGAGCGCGGCCCTCGCCTGGGGGGATGGTGGAGGCCGTGGCTCCGGGCTCGTCCCTGGTGGACACGCGGCCCCTGGCCGGTGACGTGCCTGAGGCCGTGGCGCCGGGCTCGTCCGTGGTGGACACGCGGCCCCTGGCCGGTGACGTGCAGCGCGCTCCACCGGGCGCCGCGCATGCAACAGGGCCGCTGCGCGCGGATGGCGCAGCCGCGCTCGACACGTCACCGCTCCGAAGGAACGAGGCCGCCTCCGCTCCCGGTGCCGCACCGGAGCGCTTCGGGACGGCACCGTCCGGCGGAGCTGCACCGGAGCACTTCGGGACGGCACCGTCCGACGGCGATGCAGCGAAGCGCTTCGGGACTGCACCGTCCGGTGGAGCTGCACCGGAGCGCTTCGGGACGGCACCGTCGAGCGGCGTGACGCGCACGTCCTCTCCGGAGCAGTGGATGTCCGTGCCCGGCACCCCGCTCTACCTCGCCCCGGAGCTGTGGCGCGGTGAGGGCGCCAGCCGCGCGAGCGACGTGTACGCGCTGGGCGTGGTCCTCTACGAGCTGTGCGCGGGCGCTCCGCCCTATCAAGGCGTCTCGCTCGAGGACCTGGGCCGCGCGGTGCTGGAGCGTTCGCCTCCGCCGCTCGCCCCGCTCGCGCCCGGACTTCCTCCCGGACTCGCCGCCGTGGTGGACCGCTGCCTCGACGCGGAGCCGTCCCGCCGCTTCGAGTCCGGAGACGCGCTGCGCGAGGCGCTGGAGGCCCTGTCCGTCCCCGAGCGCCCCGGCACCCTGCCCTCCGGCAATCCCTACCTGGGCCTGCGCGCCTTCGACGCCGAGCACCGCGGCGTCTTCTTCGGGCGCGAGGCCGAGCTGCGCGAGGTGATGGACCGGCTGCGCGGGGACGCCTTCGTCCTGCTCGCGGGCGACTCCGGCGTGGGCAAGTCCTCCCTGTGCCGCGCGGGGGTGCTGCCTCTCGCCGCCAGCTCCGGGCTCGAAGAGGGCGGTCCGCCCCGCGCCGTCATCTCCTGCACTCCCGGGCGCCGCCCGCTGGAGGCGCTGGCGGAGGCACTGGCCCCCGCGCTGGGAGAGAGCGCGGACGCTCTGTTGGCCCGCGTGGCCGCCGAGGAACCCGGGGCCCTGGCGCGCGCCCTGCGCCGCCGCCCCACGAGCGCTCCACCCGTGCTGCTGTTCATCGACCAGCTCGAGGAGCTGGTCACCTTCTCCGAGCCCGCCCAGGCCGCGCGGCTCGCCGAGGAGCTGGCCCTGGTGCTGCGCCGCGCCCCTCGCGTCCGCGTGCTGGCCACCGCGCGCAGCGACTGCCTCACGCGACTGGTGGCGCTTCCCGGCCTTGGAGAGGAGCTGCCTCGCGCGCTGTACCTCGTGCGCGCCCTGACGGAGCACGGGCTGCGCGAGGCCGTGGAGGGCCCCGCCCGCGCGCTGGGCGTGCGCTTCGAGTCTCCCGCCATGGTGGACGCGCTCGTCGCCTCCGCCGCCCGCGCCGACGGAGGCCTGCCCATGCTCCAGTTCGCGCTGGAGGCGCTGTGGGAGGCGCGGGACAAGGAGCGCCACCTCATCCCCGCCGCCGCGCTGGAGTCCCTCGGCGGCGTGGAGGGCGCGCTGGCCCGGCACGCGGACTCGGTGGTGGCCCGCCTGCGACCGGAGGAACGTCCGCGCGCGAGAGCGCTGCTGCTGGAGCTCGTCACTCCCGAGGGCACGCGCGTGCGCCGCACCCGCGAGGAGCTGCTGCGCGGGCCCGACGACGCCACCGGACGCGCGGTGCTGGACGGACTGGTGCGCGGCCGGCTGCTGACCGCGGGCGAGGCGGAGGGCGGCGAGGGCGTCTACACCCTGGCCCATGAGAGCCTGGTGACGGGCTGGGACACGCTGCGCGGCTGGCTGGGCCAGGACGAGCAGCGCCGCGCCGCGCGCCACCGCCTGGAGCGCGCCGCCGCCGAGTGGGAGCGCCTGGGCCGCCCCGTGGAGCTGCTCTACGGCGAGCGCCAGCTCTCGGAGGTGCGCGCCGTGGGAGCCGCCGCCGAGGGCCCCCGCGAGCGGGGCTTCCTCGCCCGCTCGGAGCAGACCTTCCGCCGCCGCCGCGCCGCACGGTGGGCCGTGGCCGTCGCGGTGCCGCTGGTGCTGCTGTCGGCGGTGGGCGTCACCCGCGTGCAGGCACGCGCGCAGCTCGAGGACCGCATCTCCGGGCACCTGGAGGAGGCACGGCGGTACCGGGATGCCGCCCGCGCGCGCGGCGTGGAGGCGGACCGGCTCCGCGCCGAGTCCCTCTCCCTCTTCGACAGCCCGGGGCTGGAGCGCCGCGAGGCCGCCGAGACGCTGTGGTCCCGCGTGCTGGAGGAGGAACAGGGCGCGGAGGCAAGTGCCCTGAAAGCCGTGGCCGCGCTGGAGACGGCCTGGGGCCTGGACCCGGGAAGCGCCCGTGTGAAGGAGCCGCTGGCGGACCTGCTGGCGGAGCACATCGACCAGGCCACCCGGTGGCGCCAGCCCGAGCAGCGCGCGCGGTTGCTGGCGCGGCTGGCGGTGTATGACGACTCCGGAAGGCGGAGTCAGCAGCTGGGGGCCCCAGCGCGACTGTCCCTGGTCAGCTCGCCCCCGGGCGCGCGCGTGAGGATGTTGGGGAGCGGGCCGGACGATAGCGAAGACGTGGGCCGCGTCCTCGGGGAGACGCCGCTGCGCGACGTGGAGCTGCGGGAGGGCTCGCATCTGCTGGTGTTGGAGGCGCCAGGACGCTTCCCCGTGCGCGTGCCCGTCCTGCTCGCGCCGGGCGAGCGCCTCTCCCTGGAGGTGGCGCTGCCAGAAGCGGCCGCGGTGCCGGAGGGCTTCGTCTACGTGCCGGCGGGACGCTTCCTCCAGGGCGTGTCGGAGAGCGAGTACCTGCGGCGGTCCTTCTTCTTCGCGCCGCCCCTGCACCCGGTGGAGACAAGCGCGTACCTCATCGCCCGGCACGAGGTGACGTTCGCCCAGTACATCGCCTTCCTGGAGACACTGGCCCCCGGCGAGCGCGCCGCGCGCATGCCGGGCGCCCGCCTGCGCTCCAGCGTGGTGGACCTGTCACGGGAGGCGGACGGCCGGTGGCGCCTCAACCTCCGGCCAGCCTCCGCGAGCTACAGTGCGCGGGACGGAGAGCCGGTGCGCTACGGCAAGCGGACCCGCCGCGCGGTACAGGACTGGCTGCGCTTCCCCGTGTCGGCCATCTCCTTCGACGATGCACTGGCGTATGTGGCCTGGCTGGACCGGACAGGGCGGGTGCCCGGCGCGCGCGTCTGCACGGAGCGCGAGTGGGAGCGGGCCGCGCGGGGCGCGGATGGGCGCCGCTACCCTTCGGGCGAGTGGCTGGCTCCGGACGACGCCAACCATGACGTGACGTACGGGCGGGAGTCCTGGGGCTTCGGGCCGGACGAGGTGGGCAGCCACCCGCGCTCGCGCAGCCCCTTCGGCGTGGACGACCTGGCCGGCAACGTGTGGGAGTGGACGCGCTCCGACGTGGAACCGGAGCAGCCCGCCGCGCAGGGCGGGAGCTGGTACCAGAGCGACCTGACGGCGCACTCCGCCAATCGCGACCGTGTGGAGCGCACCCAGCGTGAGGCCCTCATCGGCATGCGGGTGTGCGCCACGCCCCGCCACTGA
- a CDS encoding lycopene cyclase domain-containing protein — protein MMETKWAYLIHLLGWTLPLITFQLVALARHYKERTGAVLKAVLPPAFVIGVYLSVADHLAISTGIWNFGEGKHLGVYLGLVPLEEVLFFLLTSVLVSLGLALFTALVSLLREARAS, from the coding sequence ATGATGGAGACGAAGTGGGCCTACCTCATCCACCTGCTCGGGTGGACGCTGCCGCTCATCACCTTCCAGCTCGTCGCGCTGGCGCGCCACTACAAGGAGCGCACGGGCGCGGTGCTCAAGGCCGTGCTGCCGCCGGCCTTCGTCATCGGCGTGTACCTGTCGGTGGCGGACCACCTGGCCATCTCCACGGGCATCTGGAACTTCGGCGAGGGCAAGCACCTGGGCGTGTACCTGGGACTGGTGCCGCTGGAGGAGGTGCTCTTCTTCCTGCTCACCAGCGTGCTGGTGTCGCTGGGGCTGGCCCTGTTCACCGCGCTGGTGTCGCTGCTCCGAGAGGCGCGGGCGTCGTGA
- a CDS encoding MerR family transcriptional regulator, whose protein sequence is MAERTYRIHIAAELSGVRVELIRAWERRYGVLNPERTPAGYRVYTDRDVALLKRLKKLTDEGVAISEAAKLLPQLLAELDAEPLPPAVGSGRGENLVAWQEAALSAARVYDQARVSAVVDEVLSALPPLRAFDEVLAPLQREVGERWHAGRLTVSQEHLVTQVVRARLVSLLHAAPMGGARHAVLACFPDEEHELGLLGVALRLRHSGTRVTLLGQRMPAVDLGLAVAELRPDFVGLSVVNDRGAEAFQDTLSQVVKALPRGVPLWVGGPAAQAHLEVCVRLGVRVFSDEDDWLKLAE, encoded by the coding sequence ATGGCCGAGCGCACCTACCGAATCCACATCGCCGCCGAGCTCTCGGGAGTCCGCGTGGAGCTCATCCGCGCGTGGGAGCGGCGCTATGGCGTGCTCAACCCCGAGCGCACCCCGGCCGGCTACCGCGTCTACACGGACCGGGACGTGGCGCTGCTCAAGCGGCTGAAGAAGCTGACCGACGAGGGCGTGGCCATCAGCGAGGCCGCGAAGCTGCTGCCCCAACTGCTGGCAGAACTGGACGCGGAGCCCCTCCCTCCCGCCGTGGGCAGTGGCCGCGGGGAGAACCTGGTCGCATGGCAGGAGGCGGCACTGTCCGCGGCCCGGGTATATGACCAGGCACGGGTGTCGGCGGTGGTGGACGAGGTGCTCTCGGCGCTGCCGCCGCTGAGGGCCTTCGACGAGGTGCTGGCCCCCTTGCAGCGCGAGGTGGGCGAGCGCTGGCATGCGGGACGTCTCACGGTGTCGCAGGAGCACCTGGTGACGCAGGTGGTGCGGGCGCGGCTGGTGAGCCTGCTGCACGCGGCGCCGATGGGCGGGGCCCGGCACGCGGTGCTGGCGTGCTTCCCGGACGAGGAGCACGAGCTGGGGCTGCTGGGTGTGGCGCTGCGGCTGCGGCACTCGGGGACTCGGGTGACGCTGCTGGGGCAGCGCATGCCGGCGGTGGATTTGGGGCTCGCGGTGGCGGAGCTGCGGCCCGACTTCGTGGGGCTGTCGGTGGTGAATGACCGCGGCGCGGAGGCGTTCCAGGACACGCTGTCGCAAGTCGTGAAGGCGCTGCCCCGGGGCGTGCCCCTCTGGGTGGGCGGCCCCGCGGCGCAGGCGCACCTGGAGGTGTGCGTGCGCCTGGGGGTGCGCGTGTTCTCCGACGAGGACGACTGGCTGAAGCTGGCGGAGTAG
- a CDS encoding glycosyltransferase family 2 protein has protein sequence MSALVLVSLSWVVLATGFSGVALARLLRSRRTASPTGTKVPVLLLRPVDAPTPRELENLATPIDYAGPLEQVVVSPYRPRLAPGVRWLPSDPLTPNRKVGHLLYALEVLQTQGRVVLAVDADVAVTGALVEGLASPVASGAALSTAAPTPVGPEDGASRAMAGLLRYTHHSFRALDAMSAGAKAVCGKALGLSPVAMEALKDLADHIGEDLELSKRLHARGLEVALSGAPAVVPLGAVESWGTPLARFTRWMQVLASHRPALFPTVPLLFTPTLPLVLLAGVLGSPLLVGAVAGLVTVRTLLALRLAVLSTPAGLPGSTVDTGLPYALTDWLLGEGLLLVAFLCSLWQQGTVTWRGRTYALQPGGRMVRVWPELSGGPG, from the coding sequence ATGAGCGCGCTCGTCCTCGTCTCCCTGTCCTGGGTCGTGCTGGCCACGGGCTTCAGCGGTGTGGCGCTGGCGCGGCTGCTGCGCTCTCGGCGCACGGCCTCTCCAACTGGCACGAAGGTGCCGGTGCTGCTGCTGCGCCCCGTGGATGCTCCCACGCCTCGCGAGCTGGAGAACCTGGCCACTCCCATCGACTACGCGGGGCCGCTGGAGCAGGTGGTGGTCTCCCCCTACCGTCCCCGGCTGGCCCCCGGCGTGCGCTGGCTGCCGAGCGACCCACTGACGCCGAACCGCAAGGTCGGGCACCTGCTGTACGCGCTGGAGGTGCTCCAGACGCAGGGGCGCGTGGTGCTGGCGGTGGACGCGGACGTGGCGGTGACGGGCGCGCTGGTGGAGGGACTCGCGTCCCCGGTGGCCTCGGGCGCGGCGCTGAGCACGGCGGCGCCCACTCCGGTGGGCCCGGAGGACGGGGCCAGCCGCGCCATGGCGGGCCTGCTGCGCTACACGCACCACAGCTTCCGTGCGCTCGATGCGATGAGCGCCGGAGCGAAGGCGGTGTGTGGCAAGGCGCTGGGCCTGTCGCCCGTGGCGATGGAGGCGCTGAAGGACCTCGCGGACCACATCGGCGAGGACCTGGAATTGTCGAAGCGGCTGCACGCGCGAGGACTCGAGGTCGCCCTGAGCGGAGCCCCGGCGGTGGTGCCGCTGGGCGCGGTGGAGTCCTGGGGCACGCCCCTGGCGCGCTTCACGCGGTGGATGCAGGTGCTGGCCAGCCACCGTCCCGCGCTGTTCCCCACGGTGCCGCTGCTCTTCACGCCCACGCTGCCGCTGGTGCTGCTGGCCGGGGTGCTGGGCTCGCCGCTGCTGGTGGGCGCGGTGGCGGGGCTCGTGACGGTGCGCACGCTGCTGGCCCTGCGGCTGGCCGTGCTCAGCACGCCCGCTGGGCTGCCCGGGAGCACCGTGGACACGGGCCTGCCGTACGCGCTGACGGACTGGCTGCTGGGGGAGGGGCTGTTGCTGGTGGCCTTCCTGTGCTCGCTGTGGCAGCAGGGCACGGTGACGTGGCGAGGACGGACGTATGCGCTGCAACCGGGCGGCCGCATGGTGCGGGTGTGGCCGGAGCTGAGTGGAGGACCGGGATGA
- a CDS encoding lysophospholipid acyltransferase family protein → MIRAAKGGPFGWALDAYIGRKFRSTFRGLWVRGTLPTGDVGRLVYLNHSNWWDGFMLHQLSRAASWDAYCLMEEENLRRYRFLARIGAFSIRRKDAVSSVASLRYAKELLRRPRAALYVFPEGEHRPFGVLPLQLERGVELLARVSKAECVPIGVRYAFFEHERPDVLLEVGTPHPPGPLALFQDGLEAVVKRVAAATSLEGFTRKVSGARGVAERWDAARGLAP, encoded by the coding sequence GTGATTCGCGCGGCGAAAGGCGGCCCCTTCGGGTGGGCCCTGGACGCGTACATCGGGCGGAAGTTCCGCTCGACGTTCCGCGGCCTGTGGGTGCGCGGCACGCTGCCCACGGGCGACGTGGGCCGGCTCGTGTACCTGAACCACTCCAACTGGTGGGACGGCTTCATGCTGCACCAGCTGAGCCGCGCGGCGAGCTGGGACGCGTACTGCCTCATGGAGGAGGAGAACCTCCGACGCTACCGCTTCCTCGCGCGCATCGGCGCCTTCAGCATCCGTCGCAAGGACGCGGTGTCCTCGGTGGCGTCCCTGCGCTACGCGAAGGAGCTGCTCCGCCGCCCGCGCGCCGCGCTGTACGTCTTCCCCGAGGGTGAGCACCGTCCCTTCGGAGTGCTGCCACTGCAGCTGGAGCGCGGCGTGGAGCTGCTGGCGCGGGTGTCGAAGGCGGAGTGTGTCCCCATCGGCGTGCGCTACGCCTTCTTCGAGCACGAGCGGCCGGACGTGCTGCTGGAGGTGGGCACGCCGCACCCGCCGGGGCCGCTGGCCCTCTTCCAGGACGGACTGGAAGCGGTGGTGAAGCGCGTGGCGGCGGCGACGTCGCTGGAGGGCTTCACGCGCAAGGTGTCCGGGGCGCGGGGCGTGGCGGAGCGGTGGGATGCCGCGCGGGGGCTCGCGCCATGA
- a CDS encoding ADYC domain-containing protein: MPDKNENEVIHVTPLLRLLSTCLCAFFLAACNVSPEGAEPSLEAQAFAAGSDGFHTQGRQLHGTFVTAVSYSGATVKFGGADRSATVKILNGTLAATMPLQVSGTTASLNACSGFYALGATRNCGLKVEGQGLCTPGTSVSLTSGACGAEAGSCSGNPVVRVCSGEKPCEYQGTGYLASGDDATSCVSSCPNTRFICPASGIYTVLSGAYSVGSFWSLTLAANNGIYPATSKELRGTALVGAKLMPNATAFAYTLEVVDAVNAASVASPEGEDKWDPSGSTFLYRVQIRTSSGTPTELCAPSAGAAGWAWAVPVKGLFNATGDRSDSAYAFTLGCEAGVIAKCYRWGYKPWLDGAQTGKVTLAHHACTRMARADYCGNGTSFTQDGTPIRLWDSLSPNVITPPSDAGTPGMSFEAGWNGTGPACLSHWRWKHLPAQSCVELNPPIYGNDGGITNDCRDPHNPYGTYHGPTSKCSAICDSAAEAEGVYGSQVFNNSASN; this comes from the coding sequence TTGCCCGACAAGAACGAGAACGAGGTCATCCACGTGACGCCCCTCCTCCGCCTGCTATCGACGTGTCTCTGCGCATTCTTCCTCGCCGCCTGCAACGTGTCCCCAGAGGGGGCCGAGCCTTCACTGGAAGCGCAAGCGTTCGCGGCGGGCAGCGACGGCTTCCACACCCAGGGCCGGCAGCTCCACGGCACGTTTGTGACGGCCGTGTCCTATTCGGGAGCCACCGTGAAGTTCGGAGGCGCCGACCGGAGCGCCACGGTGAAGATTCTCAATGGAACGCTGGCCGCCACCATGCCGCTGCAGGTCTCCGGCACCACGGCGAGCCTGAACGCCTGCTCCGGCTTCTACGCCCTGGGGGCGACGCGGAACTGCGGCCTCAAGGTGGAGGGCCAGGGCCTGTGCACGCCGGGCACCTCCGTCTCACTCACCAGCGGCGCCTGCGGTGCCGAGGCTGGGAGCTGCTCGGGCAACCCGGTGGTGCGCGTCTGCTCGGGGGAGAAGCCCTGCGAATACCAGGGGACTGGCTATCTGGCCTCGGGAGACGACGCCACCTCGTGCGTGTCGTCGTGCCCGAACACCCGGTTCATCTGTCCCGCGAGCGGCATCTACACGGTGCTGTCCGGGGCCTATTCCGTCGGCTCGTTCTGGAGCCTGACGCTGGCGGCCAACAACGGCATCTACCCCGCGACGTCGAAGGAGCTGCGTGGCACGGCGCTGGTGGGCGCGAAGCTGATGCCCAACGCGACCGCCTTTGCCTACACGCTGGAAGTCGTGGACGCCGTCAACGCCGCCAGCGTCGCCAGCCCCGAGGGAGAGGACAAGTGGGACCCGAGCGGTAGCACCTTCCTGTACCGCGTGCAGATTCGCACCAGCTCGGGCACGCCCACGGAGCTGTGCGCCCCGAGCGCGGGAGCCGCGGGCTGGGCCTGGGCCGTGCCGGTGAAGGGGCTCTTCAACGCGACGGGGGACCGGAGTGACAGCGCCTACGCCTTCACGCTGGGGTGTGAAGCGGGCGTCATCGCCAAGTGCTACCGCTGGGGCTACAAGCCGTGGCTGGACGGCGCACAGACGGGGAAGGTGACGCTGGCGCACCATGCCTGCACCCGGATGGCTCGCGCCGACTACTGCGGCAATGGCACGTCCTTCACGCAGGACGGCACGCCCATCCGCCTGTGGGACAGCCTGTCGCCGAACGTCATCACCCCGCCCTCGGATGCCGGGACGCCGGGGATGTCTTTCGAGGCGGGCTGGAACGGCACCGGCCCCGCGTGCCTCAGCCACTGGCGCTGGAAGCACCTGCCCGCTCAGTCGTGCGTGGAGCTCAACCCGCCCATCTACGGCAATGATGGCGGCATCACGAACGACTGCAGGGACCCGCACAACCCCTACGGCACCTATCATGGTCCCACGAGCAAGTGCTCCGCCATCTGCGACTCGGCGGCGGAGGCGGAGGGTGTCTACGGCAGCCAGGTCTTCAACAACTCCGCCAGCAATTAG
- a CDS encoding lycopene cyclase domain-containing protein has product MTYARFLGLFVVLPLLFLMWRYRRTFSAWSLAPMGLLLVVVYAATSPWDNLAVKWGLWGFDPERIWGIKLGYLPLEEYLFFGLQTLLVGLWARARLARVLAKEPAAQPRPRDEAPSRSGELTGREVAP; this is encoded by the coding sequence ATGACCTACGCGCGATTCCTTGGCTTGTTCGTGGTGCTGCCGCTGCTCTTCCTGATGTGGCGCTACCGGCGCACCTTCTCCGCGTGGAGCCTGGCGCCCATGGGGCTGCTGCTCGTCGTCGTCTATGCGGCGACGTCGCCGTGGGACAACCTGGCGGTGAAGTGGGGCCTGTGGGGCTTCGACCCGGAGCGCATCTGGGGCATCAAGCTGGGCTACCTGCCGCTGGAGGAGTACCTCTTCTTCGGCCTGCAGACGCTGCTCGTGGGCCTGTGGGCGCGCGCGCGGCTGGCGCGGGTGCTGGCGAAGGAGCCCGCCGCCCAGCCCCGCCCTCGTGACGAGGCCCCCTCGCGGAGCGGAGAGCTGACGGGCCGGGAGGTGGCGCCATGA
- a CDS encoding MerR family transcriptional regulator: protein MTLRIRTIARLTGIREATLRAWERRYGFPRPLRTEGNNYRLYSRDEVEAIRRVARLIQQDGLSVSEAIAQVRATPLAELPQPERLTERFWSAVMVLDGEEVTRVLDEAQAAMDVEAYCDSFLMPLLREMGVRLDIAREHLASAFIRHRLRQVVDGVESDVDGPRALLACPAKDHHEGGLLALALHLKRKGWRITMLGADTPAEALHGACTQVRPDIVALSFVRRREPGEFLEVLGDALRACAPIPVVVGGPGAREHLKTLFTLGAQYAESSEELVAIWNQVRNAQNRP from the coding sequence ATGACGCTGCGCATCCGCACCATCGCCCGGCTGACGGGCATCCGCGAGGCCACGCTGCGCGCCTGGGAGCGGCGCTATGGCTTCCCGCGCCCGCTCCGCACGGAGGGCAACAACTACCGCCTCTACTCGCGCGACGAGGTGGAGGCCATCCGGCGCGTGGCGCGGCTCATCCAGCAGGACGGCCTGTCGGTGAGCGAGGCGATTGCGCAGGTGCGCGCCACGCCGCTCGCCGAGCTGCCCCAGCCGGAGCGGCTGACAGAGCGCTTCTGGTCCGCCGTCATGGTGCTGGACGGCGAGGAAGTCACGCGCGTGCTGGACGAGGCGCAGGCCGCCATGGACGTGGAGGCGTACTGCGACAGCTTCCTCATGCCGCTGCTGCGGGAGATGGGCGTGCGGCTGGACATCGCCCGTGAGCACCTGGCGTCCGCCTTCATCCGCCACCGGCTGCGGCAGGTGGTGGACGGGGTGGAGAGCGACGTGGACGGCCCCCGCGCGCTGCTCGCGTGTCCGGCGAAGGACCACCACGAGGGAGGGCTGCTGGCGCTGGCACTGCACCTCAAGCGCAAGGGCTGGCGAATCACCATGCTGGGCGCGGACACGCCGGCCGAGGCGCTGCACGGCGCCTGCACGCAGGTGCGGCCGGACATCGTCGCGCTGTCCTTCGTGCGCCGGCGCGAGCCGGGGGAGTTCCTGGAGGTGCTCGGCGACGCGCTGCGGGCCTGCGCGCCCATCCCCGTCGTGGTAGGAGGGCCCGGCGCTCGCGAGCACCTGAAGACGCTCTTCACGCTCGGGGCGCAATACGCGGAGTCCTCGGAAGAGCTCGTCGCCATCTGGAACCAGGTGCGCAACGCCCAGAACCGTCCCTGA